A stretch of the Gracilinanus agilis isolate LMUSP501 chromosome 4, AgileGrace, whole genome shotgun sequence genome encodes the following:
- the KCTD20 gene encoding BTB/POZ domain-containing protein KCTD20 produces the protein MNIHRASEGDRSIRQESSYLVENIPGSSQEKEENCLTSSCLQNPNLPMCSRNDDSLLDYASQPANHHFSNIPSLPEDIKGPCFQSGNKRSHEPYTGPERFATSNLGFSCNSYPHAPEKVTLLVDGTRFVVNPQIFTAHPDTMLGRMFGPGREYNFTRPNEKGEFEIAEGISATVFRTVLDYYKTGIINCPDGISIPDLRDTCDYLCINFDFNTIKCQDLSALLHELSNDGAHKQFDHYLEELILPIMVGSAKKGERECHIVVLTDEDSVDWDEDHPPPMGEEYSQILYSSKLYRFFKYIENRDVAKTVLKERGLKNIRIGIEGYPTCKEKIKRRPGGRSEVIYNYVQRPFIQMSWEKEEGKSRHVDFQCVRSKSLTNLVAAEEDVSEDQENLMHHPPQVDELDRLNAPLSQMAPNDFPD, from the exons ATGAATATTCATCGGGCCAGTGAAGGCGACAGGTCAATACGCCAGGAATCCAGCTACTTAGTGGAAAATATTCCAGGTTCAtcccaagaaaaagaagaaaattgcctGACATCATCCTGCTTGCAAAATCCTAACCTTCCCATGTGTTCCAGGAATGATG ATTCATTGCTCGATTACGCTTCTCAGCCGGCCAATCACCATTTCTCGAACATCCCAAGTCTTCCTGAAGACATCAAAGGCCCTTGCTTCCAAAGTGGAAATAAAAGGAGCCATGAGCCCTATACTGGTCCAGAACGATTTGCAACCAGCAATTTGGGCTTCAGCTGTAATTCCTACCCCCATGCTCCAGAGAAGGTGACACTCCTTGTAGATGGCACTCGTTTTGTGGTCAACCCACAGATATTCACTGCTCATCCGGACACCATGTTGGGAAG GATGTTTGGCCCAGGAAGAGAATATAACTTTACCCGGCCCAATGAAAAAGGAGAGTTTGAGATTGCTGAAGGGATCAGCGCCACCGTGTTTCGAACAGTGCTG GATTATTACAAAACTGGAATCATTAACTGTCCTGATGGAATTTCTATTCCTGACCTTAGAGACACCTGCGATTATCTCTGCATTAACTTTGACTTCAACACCATCAAATGTCAAGATCTGA GCGCTTTGCTGCACGAGCTCTCCAATGACGGCGCTCACAAGCAGTTCGATCACTACCTGGAGGAGCTGATCTTGCCCATCATGGTGGGCAGTGCCAAGAAAGGGGAACGTGAGTGCCACATCGTTGTCCTGACCGACGAGGACTCCGTAGACTGGGACGAGGACCATCCTCCGCCCATGGGGGAGGAGTACTCTCAAA TTCTTTATAGCTCCAAGCTCTACAGATTCTTCAAATACATTGAGAATCGAGATGTTGCAAAAACTGTATTAAAAGAACGGGGACTGAAAAATATCCGAATTGGAATTGAGG gCTATCCCACTtgtaaggaaaaaattaagaggaGACCAGGTGGTCGGTCAGAAGTCATCTACAACTATGTGCAACGCCCATTTATCCAGATGtcttgggaaaaggaagaaggaaagagccGCCATGTTGATTTTCAGTGCGTCCGAAGCAAATCCCTCACCAACCTGGTGGCAGCTGAGGAGGATGTGTCTGAAGACCAGGAGAACCTGATGCACCACCCTCCGCAAGTGGATGAACTTGATCGGCTCAATGCTCCACTCTCCCAGATGGCCCCTAATGACTTCCCAGATTAG